A genomic segment from Paenibacillus sp. FSL K6-1096 encodes:
- a CDS encoding ABC transporter permease subunit gives MKKKGFLHELVHNRVLFLMLLPTLLFFLVNSYFPMVGVYYAFTQFDFNSGLFDAPFVGLKNFEFLWKSGTLVKLTLNTIGYNLAFILLGNVLAIACAILLSELRVKWFKKLTQSIMFLPYFVSFVILSVIVYNVFNYDNGFLNTLLTQFGSNPVDVYNNPVIWIFLIILFYLWKNLGYSMVIYLASITGISEEYYEAAKIDGAHIFQRIWYITVPMLKSTFVMLLLFSLGSIMKGQFDLFYQLIGNNGVLYNTTDILDTYVFRSLKVTFDVGMATAAGLYQSLFGFFLIMTVNYIIRKINDDYALF, from the coding sequence ATGAAAAAGAAGGGCTTCCTGCATGAGCTGGTCCATAACCGGGTGCTGTTCCTGATGCTGCTGCCCACGCTGCTGTTTTTCCTGGTTAATTCGTATTTTCCGATGGTCGGGGTCTATTATGCGTTCACGCAGTTCGACTTCAATTCCGGGCTGTTTGATGCTCCGTTCGTAGGGCTGAAGAACTTTGAGTTCCTCTGGAAATCGGGCACGCTGGTGAAGCTGACGCTCAATACGATCGGGTACAACCTGGCCTTCATTCTGCTGGGGAACGTGCTGGCGATTGCCTGTGCCATTCTGCTCAGCGAGCTGCGGGTGAAATGGTTCAAGAAGCTGACCCAATCCATCATGTTCCTGCCGTACTTCGTATCCTTCGTCATCCTGAGCGTTATCGTCTACAATGTGTTCAATTATGATAACGGTTTCCTGAACACGCTGCTGACGCAGTTTGGCTCCAATCCTGTGGATGTCTACAACAATCCGGTGATTTGGATTTTCCTGATCATTCTTTTCTATCTGTGGAAAAATCTCGGCTACAGCATGGTCATCTACCTGGCGTCCATCACGGGCATCAGCGAGGAATATTATGAAGCGGCCAAAATAGACGGCGCCCATATTTTTCAGCGGATCTGGTATATCACGGTGCCGATGCTGAAATCAACCTTTGTGATGCTGCTGCTGTTCTCGCTGGGCAGTATTATGAAGGGGCAATTTGACCTCTTTTACCAGCTGATCGGGAATAACGGGGTGCTGTACAACACAACAGACATTCTGGATACGTATGTATTCCGTTCACTTAAGGTGACCTTTGATGTCGGGATGGCCACGGCAGCCGGTCTGTATCAGTCGCTGTTCGGCTTCTTCCTGATCATGACGGTCAACTA
- a CDS encoding helix-turn-helix domain-containing protein yields MNPLVFRIPPLPHYIASGFNRCQPGYQHRSRQQIKVFDLLIVRQGCLYIGEEEQRFTVKAGDALILRPDSRHFGTAGCKEETAYYWLHFQTFHDSLPLSPADTDSGHDNASVAELPASFFNISSFHLELPQFITLLQPDKAYEVLDGLEQLQATAHLEAVRFSQQLLFQELLQLLAASRNPEQRSSQSTVCAEQAASYLRAHYREEITTAMLGDSLNFHPVYIARCMNKEYGCSPMEYLLRYRIGQSKLLLMQTSFPISRIAGEVGFNQASYFSSSFMKLEGVSPREYRQRFS; encoded by the coding sequence ATGAACCCGCTCGTCTTCCGTATTCCTCCCCTGCCGCATTACATTGCCAGCGGCTTCAACCGCTGCCAGCCGGGCTACCAGCACCGCAGCCGCCAGCAGATCAAGGTATTCGACCTGCTGATTGTACGGCAAGGCTGCCTCTATATCGGCGAGGAGGAGCAGCGGTTCACCGTGAAGGCGGGAGACGCCCTGATTCTGCGGCCGGACAGCCGCCACTTCGGCACCGCAGGCTGCAAGGAAGAGACCGCCTACTATTGGCTTCACTTCCAGACCTTCCATGATTCTCTGCCGTTATCCCCGGCAGACACGGATTCCGGCCATGACAATGCGTCTGTTGCGGAGCTGCCTGCCTCCTTCTTCAATATCAGCTCCTTCCATCTGGAGCTGCCGCAGTTCATCACTCTGCTGCAGCCGGACAAGGCCTATGAGGTACTGGACGGGCTGGAGCAATTACAGGCTACAGCTCATCTGGAGGCTGTCCGGTTCAGTCAGCAGCTGCTCTTTCAGGAGCTGCTGCAGCTGCTGGCCGCCTCCCGGAACCCGGAGCAGCGCAGCTCCCAGTCTACCGTCTGCGCCGAGCAGGCGGCCTCCTATCTCCGGGCCCACTACCGTGAAGAGATTACCACCGCCATGCTGGGCGACAGCCTGAACTTTCATCCGGTCTATATTGCCCGCTGCATGAACAAGGAGTACGGCTGCTCGCCGATGGAATACCTGCTGCGCTACCGGATCGGGCAGAGCAAGCTGCTGCTGATGCAGACCAGCTTCCCGATCTCGCGGATCGCAGGCGAGGTCGGCTTCAACCAGGCCTCCTACTTCAGCTCCAGCTTCATGAAGCTGGAGGGAGTGTCGCCGCGTGAGTACCGGCAGCGGTTCTCATGA